The DNA segment GGGTACGACGTCCGCGAGCGTCCGATCGAGTACCGCGAACGCGCAGGCGAGACCAAACTCGATCCCGTTCGGGGCGGCGCCGAGATCGCCGCGTCGATCGTGAAGGTCTGTCTCGAAGAACGGTTTCGCTGACGGGACGGACGCGGGTGATCGATCCCGTCCTTCTCGAGATCGGCGGTGAACGCACCGAAGATGCCGGACGCAAATACGTCAGCGCGATCCCGATTCCGTCTCGTCGCTCTCCTCGACGTTCGTCTCGAAGACGACGCCCTCCCGATGTGCGTCGGGCCGATCCGGCAGGTACGTTCCCTCGTTGCCACAGTCGTCAACCAGCGGACAGACCGTCCGTTCGGGCGGCCAGAGCGCCTCGACGCTTCCATTGGTCGTGCGTACCGTCGTCGCCTGTCGATAGGTGAGCGTCGAGCCGTCGTGCCCGACGAGCCGAACGAGGACGACGATTTCGTCGGTGGCGCCGACTGCGACCGACGGCTCGTCGTTCGCCTCGATCCCGCCGGTCGCCGGCGTCCCGCCCTCGACGGCGACGAGCCGCGCGGCGTCGGAATCCAGCGTCCACTCGACGGCGATCCTCTCGCCGGGATCGTCGATCGCGTACGTCGCACGGTCGCCGGCTCGGTTCTCCACCTGTACGGTCACCCGATCGACGTTCGCGGAGTCGGGCACGCCGATAGCGGTCTCGCCCGCGAGGCGCTCGCCCTCCCGCACCGTGAGGGATTCGAGCTTCGGGACGACGTGGCGATCCGGCTCCGGCGTCCACTCGCCGCGGTAGGCGTAGCGGTGGTACTCCCGGTCGGGGTAGGCGTCGACGACGGCGAAGTCCTCGGCCGGCTCGCGATCGAGCGCGTAGACGACCTCCCCGTCGAACCCCGGCTCGTTGCGGAGGTACTGGAAGGGGTGGTTCTGCCACTCGCCGTACGGCGTCGGAAGGAACACCACCGCGTCGTCGAACTCGGCCGTCTCGAACGGCTCGTAAGCCCGCTCGAACTTCTCGGTGTGGGCGGCGTTTCGCTCGAGCGGAGCGCCGACGAGGGCGGCGTTCGCGACGCCTCCGAGCGCGAGGCCCGCGACGAGCACGATCGCCAGCACGAGGCGGGTGCCGCGCCGGGAGAGTCGATCGAAGAGCAGTTCACGCAGCCGGCGCCAGCCGGCGACGACCGCGACCGCGGCGAAGACCGACAGGGGGACGAGCAGATCGAAGTGATAGACCGGGCCGATCAGCGCGATCAGGCCGTCGGTGGGATCTCCCATCGTCGCGAGCACGTTGCGGTTCCCCCAGAAGGCGACGTTCCCGGCCGTGACCGTCACGAACAGGCCCGCGAGCGCCGAGACGGCGACCGCGTCGGCCTCGTACAGCGCCGAGGTCGCCCCTCCGTTCAGTCGGCGACGTATCGCGATCGCGAGCCCGCAGAGCGCACACGTGGTCCCGAGGAGGCCGGCGGTGAACCAGCGCGTCGCGAGGTACCACAGCACGTACCCGTTCGCGCGCAGCCCCAGTTCTGGCGTGTACTCGATCGAGTGA comes from the Halalkalicoccus sp. CG83 genome and includes:
- a CDS encoding DUF7846 domain-containing protein produces the protein MVPVWRSNRERLAAAFVAAVAAVAVFVVAREVFPYHSNNHDEAVYLQQAAMLLEGQLQLYAGELAGAFRPWFFVEDGGRLYPKYAPVPAAMYAVSIALFGEPRVTLAAVAAGNAALVYLLGSMAFDRRVGIVAAALFAAAPLSLVTGSVFLPYAPTTLLNLLFAVCYLRGVRRRDPRYAVGAGIAVGLAFFARPYTAVLFAVPFIAHALWSVGRALRERGLRPPPEPVRRQALTAAGGLAFVGLTLAYNAHLTGSPLVFPFEAFAPMDGPGFGRRRLLDHSIEYTPELGLRANGYVLWYLATRWFTAGLLGTTCALCGLAIAIRRRLNGGATSALYEADAVAVSALAGLFVTVTAGNVAFWGNRNVLATMGDPTDGLIALIGPVYHFDLLVPLSVFAAVAVVAGWRRLRELLFDRLSRRGTRLVLAIVLVAGLALGGVANAALVGAPLERNAAHTEKFERAYEPFETAEFDDAVVFLPTPYGEWQNHPFQYLRNEPGFDGEVVYALDREPAEDFAVVDAYPDREYHRYAYRGEWTPEPDRHVVPKLESLTVREGERLAGETAIGVPDSANVDRVTVQVENRAGDRATYAIDDPGERIAVEWTLDSDAARLVAVEGGTPATGGIEANDEPSVAVGATDEIVVLVRLVGHDGSTLTYRQATTVRTTNGSVEALWPPERTVCPLVDDCGNEGTYLPDRPDAHREGVVFETNVEESDETESGSR